A stretch of the Arthrobacter stackebrandtii genome encodes the following:
- a CDS encoding FAD-dependent oxidoreductase, with protein sequence MKNETGADPEMAFDVAVVGAGPAGLAAAVHAGDCGLAVVLIDAGQQPGGQFWRHRDEEVHGASGTPAEGAGDEGGAEEGAGHHDWKTFTELRSRLYAHETSGRVRYLRGTQLWLLDTPAPDGTRVLQLSPVLEVPADGTPAAEAAPGSVRAGRLVLCPGGYDRQLPVPGWELPGVMAAGGVQALLKGSMVVPGGTGVVGGTGPFLLPVAAGLARAGVKVAAVCEANSPTGWLRNLRGAVRAPEKVPEGVEYAAVLARHRIPYRTRTAVTEIHGTDRVEAVTLSKLTPDGAVVAGSGRRVPCDFVALGWGFTPSLELVLAAGAATALDVDGSLVAVVDDRLNSSVPGVSVAGEATGIGGAAMAVVEGELAALSAAAARGGESPDLPGRIARLQRERARLRAFAVAMHRANPVPARWTGWLTPDTIVCRCEEASYGDLCNAHAELGADDARSLKSYARPGMGWCQGRVCGFATTSIAADLAGRGPTAEDLQAMSKRTLAAPVSLGRLAALTDSGMELPHGAAGESP encoded by the coding sequence ATGAAGAATGAAACGGGCGCGGACCCGGAAATGGCCTTTGACGTTGCCGTGGTCGGCGCCGGGCCTGCAGGGCTGGCCGCGGCCGTGCACGCGGGCGACTGCGGCCTGGCCGTGGTGCTCATCGACGCCGGACAGCAGCCCGGCGGGCAGTTCTGGCGCCACCGCGACGAGGAGGTGCACGGAGCTTCCGGCACCCCGGCCGAGGGCGCCGGGGACGAAGGAGGCGCTGAGGAAGGCGCCGGGCACCACGACTGGAAGACCTTCACGGAGCTGCGTTCACGCCTTTACGCGCATGAAACCTCCGGCCGGGTTCGCTACCTTCGGGGCACGCAGCTGTGGTTGCTGGACACACCCGCCCCCGACGGCACCCGCGTCTTGCAGCTGAGCCCTGTGCTGGAGGTTCCTGCGGACGGAACCCCAGCCGCGGAAGCGGCGCCCGGCTCCGTGCGGGCAGGCCGGCTGGTCCTGTGCCCCGGCGGCTACGACCGCCAGCTGCCCGTGCCGGGCTGGGAGCTGCCCGGTGTCATGGCGGCCGGCGGGGTGCAGGCACTGCTGAAGGGCAGCATGGTGGTCCCGGGCGGCACCGGCGTCGTGGGCGGGACGGGGCCGTTCCTGCTGCCTGTCGCGGCGGGGCTGGCCCGCGCGGGCGTCAAGGTCGCTGCCGTCTGCGAGGCCAACTCGCCCACGGGCTGGCTGAGGAACCTGCGCGGCGCCGTCCGCGCCCCGGAGAAGGTCCCGGAAGGCGTGGAATATGCGGCAGTGCTGGCCCGGCACCGCATCCCGTACCGGACCCGCACGGCGGTGACGGAAATCCATGGAACGGACCGGGTGGAGGCCGTGACCCTTTCTAAGCTCACGCCCGACGGCGCCGTCGTGGCCGGCAGCGGCAGGCGCGTGCCGTGCGACTTCGTGGCGCTGGGCTGGGGCTTCACGCCGTCGCTGGAACTGGTGCTCGCCGCCGGGGCCGCCACCGCCCTCGACGTGGACGGCTCCCTCGTTGCCGTGGTGGACGACCGGCTGAACAGTTCCGTGCCCGGCGTCAGCGTTGCGGGGGAGGCCACGGGGATCGGCGGTGCCGCCATGGCTGTGGTCGAGGGCGAGCTCGCCGCCCTGTCCGCCGCTGCCGCCCGCGGTGGCGAATCCCCGGACCTGCCGGGCAGGATCGCCCGGCTGCAGCGCGAACGCGCCCGGTTGCGGGCCTTCGCCGTCGCCATGCACAGGGCCAACCCCGTCCCCGCGCGCTGGACCGGCTGGCTCACCCCGGACACCATTGTGTGCCGCTGTGAGGAAGCCAGCTACGGGGACCTGTGCAACGCGCACGCCGAGCTGGGTGCCGACGACGCCCGGAGCCTGAAGTCATATGCCCGGCCCGGCATGGGCTGGTGCCAGGGCCGGGTCTGCGGCTTTGCGACGACGTCGATCGCGGCGGACCTGGCAGGACGCGGCCCCACCGCCGAGGACCTGCAGGCCATGTCCAAGAGGACGCTTGCCGCACCTGTCTCGCTGGGCCGCCTCGCGGCGCTCACCGATTCAGGCATGGAGCTCCCGCACGGTGCCGCAGGCGAAAGCCCCTGA
- a CDS encoding ArsR/SmtB family transcription factor, which yields MKPISNAAVLARFGYALSDPTRAEILMALAKEPRYPADLAETLGVSRQSISNHLSCLRDCGLAVAVPEGRRSRYELAHPDLAHALNDLLGVVLLASENHIPHH from the coding sequence ATGAAGCCCATTAGCAACGCAGCGGTCCTGGCCCGCTTTGGCTACGCACTTTCGGATCCCACCAGGGCAGAGATCCTCATGGCGCTGGCCAAGGAGCCCCGCTACCCCGCGGATCTTGCCGAGACTTTGGGCGTTTCACGTCAGAGCATCTCAAACCACTTGTCCTGCCTGCGGGACTGCGGTTTGGCCGTGGCAGTCCCGGAAGGCCGCCGCTCCCGGTATGAATTGGCCCATCCGGACCTGGCCCACGCACTCAACGACCTCCTCGGCGTCGTGCTTCTGGCCAGCGAAAACCACATCCCGCACCACTGA
- a CDS encoding peptide MFS transporter: protein MSSQNSPAGTAQAPKKPNDTAFFGQPKMLLNLFSVELWERFSFYGMQGILAYYMYYSVTDGGLGMDESTALGIVGAYGGGVYLSTILGAWVADRLMGSERVLFYSAIMIMAGHLSLAFLPGAAGLAVGLILIGIGSGGLKANATALVGTLYSKDDPRRDAGFSIFYMGINIGGLIGPLVTGWLQVTWGFHVGFAAAAVGMGFGLLQYGLTRKNLPASAHNVPNPLPRAQYGKFAALAIAGVVVIILAVALKLITAENLKWVIVAVVIAAAVAYFAVILANKTLTGTERSRVFSFMPLFLASAVFWSLFQQQFTVIALYSDKRLDRSILGWEVPASWVTSINPVFIIILAGVFAALWTKLGTRQPGTPVKFSVALVVMGLAYLTFIPFAGMAAVPMMAIVFILLLFTVAELMLSPVGLSLATKLAPAAFQTQMVALFFLSVSLGTAMSGVLAQWYDPANETPYFLVVGLVSIGFGVLLFLAKKPIKKLMQGVL from the coding sequence GTGAGTTCACAAAACAGCCCCGCCGGTACGGCACAGGCTCCCAAGAAACCCAACGACACCGCCTTCTTCGGCCAGCCAAAGATGCTGCTGAACCTCTTCAGCGTTGAGCTGTGGGAACGGTTCTCCTTCTACGGCATGCAAGGCATCCTCGCCTACTACATGTACTACTCCGTCACCGACGGCGGTCTCGGCATGGACGAGTCCACGGCCCTGGGGATCGTGGGCGCCTACGGCGGCGGCGTGTATCTCTCCACCATCCTCGGTGCCTGGGTCGCGGACCGCCTCATGGGTTCCGAACGGGTCCTGTTCTACAGCGCCATCATGATCATGGCCGGCCACCTCTCGCTCGCATTCCTGCCGGGCGCCGCGGGCCTGGCAGTGGGCCTGATCCTGATCGGCATTGGCTCCGGCGGCTTGAAGGCCAACGCCACAGCGCTCGTCGGCACGCTGTACTCCAAGGACGATCCCCGCCGCGACGCCGGCTTCTCCATCTTCTACATGGGCATCAACATCGGCGGCCTGATCGGCCCGCTCGTGACTGGCTGGCTTCAGGTCACCTGGGGCTTCCACGTCGGCTTTGCCGCGGCAGCCGTCGGCATGGGCTTCGGCCTGCTGCAGTATGGCCTGACCCGCAAGAACCTTCCCGCCTCGGCACACAACGTCCCCAACCCGCTCCCCCGGGCGCAGTACGGCAAGTTCGCCGCCCTGGCGATTGCCGGCGTCGTGGTTATCATCCTGGCCGTGGCCCTGAAACTCATCACGGCCGAGAACCTCAAGTGGGTCATTGTCGCCGTGGTCATCGCCGCCGCCGTCGCCTACTTCGCCGTGATCCTGGCGAACAAGACCCTGACCGGCACCGAGCGCAGCCGCGTGTTCTCGTTCATGCCGCTGTTCCTGGCGAGCGCCGTGTTCTGGTCGCTGTTCCAGCAGCAGTTCACCGTGATTGCCCTGTACTCCGACAAGCGCCTGGACCGCAGCATCCTCGGCTGGGAGGTGCCCGCCAGCTGGGTCACCTCCATCAACCCGGTCTTCATCATCATCCTGGCCGGCGTATTCGCCGCGCTCTGGACGAAGCTCGGCACGCGCCAGCCCGGCACGCCGGTGAAGTTCTCCGTGGCGCTGGTGGTCATGGGCCTGGCCTACCTCACGTTCATCCCGTTCGCGGGCATGGCCGCCGTGCCGATGATGGCCATCGTGTTCATCCTGCTGCTGTTCACGGTCGCCGAGCTCATGCTCTCCCCCGTGGGCCTCTCACTGGCCACGAAGCTCGCACCGGCCGCCTTCCAGACGCAGATGGTGGCGCTGTTCTTCCTGTCCGTCTCACTCGGCACGGCCATGTCGGGCGTGCTCGCCCAGTGGTACGACCCCGCCAACGAGACCCCCTACTTCCTCGTTGTCGGCCTGGTCTCGATCGGCTTCGGTGTCCTGCTGTTCCTGGCCAAGAAGCCCATCAAGAAGCTGATGCAGGGCGTTCTTTAA
- a CDS encoding rhodanese-like domain-containing protein, giving the protein MSDIMNVNVSELAADSVILDVREDYEWEAGHVDGALHIPLEQLPERLEELDPDVDVNVICRTGGRSFRATSWLVQNGYSAFNVTGGMGAWFEADKPMVSSNGETPRVL; this is encoded by the coding sequence ATGTCAGACATCATGAACGTAAATGTCAGTGAATTGGCCGCCGACTCGGTGATCCTTGACGTCCGCGAAGACTACGAATGGGAGGCCGGGCACGTGGACGGCGCCCTGCACATCCCGCTCGAGCAGCTGCCGGAGCGCCTGGAGGAACTGGATCCGGACGTTGACGTGAATGTCATCTGCCGCACGGGCGGGCGATCCTTCCGGGCCACCAGCTGGCTGGTCCAGAACGGCTACTCCGCGTTCAACGTAACGGGCGGCATGGGTGCCTGGTTCGAGGCGGACAAGCCCATGGTCTCCTCCAACGGCGAAACCCCGCGCGTCCTCTAA
- a CDS encoding class II glutamine amidotransferase, whose amino-acid sequence MCRLFGLHAGAGPVKATFWLLKAPDSLSEQSRREPDGTGIGIFEANGEPAIFRQPIAAFEDAAFAAEARELESATFVAHVRYATTGAHTVENTHPFEQDGRIFAHNGAFGELGKIDSRIAGLGGSGLVLGDTDSERMFALITLETRRRGGDLEAGITAAVAWIAANLPVYSLNFIITTATGLWALRYPETHELHVLERAPGGHRDSQPLAVDSPRIKGRSHDLAGRGSVVIATEPMDADPGWRMLAPGELLHVGPDLALHCTVPVPQDPARRLELAEPVAGSAP is encoded by the coding sequence ATGTGCCGACTATTTGGACTCCATGCGGGCGCCGGGCCGGTGAAGGCAACGTTTTGGCTGCTCAAGGCCCCGGACAGCCTGTCCGAACAAAGCCGCCGGGAGCCGGACGGCACCGGCATCGGCATCTTTGAGGCGAACGGGGAACCGGCCATTTTCAGGCAGCCCATCGCAGCGTTTGAGGATGCCGCCTTTGCCGCCGAGGCGCGGGAGCTGGAAAGTGCCACGTTCGTGGCCCACGTCCGGTACGCCACCACTGGCGCCCACACGGTGGAAAACACCCACCCGTTCGAGCAGGACGGCCGCATCTTCGCCCACAACGGCGCCTTTGGCGAGCTGGGCAAGATCGACTCGCGGATTGCCGGGCTCGGCGGTTCGGGGCTGGTCCTCGGCGACACCGACAGCGAGCGGATGTTTGCCCTGATCACCCTGGAAACCAGGCGCCGCGGCGGAGACCTCGAGGCGGGCATCACCGCCGCCGTGGCGTGGATTGCTGCGAACCTGCCCGTCTACAGCCTGAACTTCATCATCACCACGGCCACCGGGCTCTGGGCGCTGCGCTACCCGGAAACGCACGAACTCCATGTCCTCGAGCGTGCCCCCGGCGGCCACCGGGACAGCCAGCCGTTGGCGGTGGACAGCCCTCGCATCAAGGGGCGCAGCCACGACCTGGCCGGGCGGGGTTCGGTGGTCATCGCCACGGAGCCCATGGATGCCGACCCCGGCTGGCGGATGCTGGCTCCGGGCGAATTGCTCCATGTGGGGCCGGACCTGGCGCTTCACTGCACCGTCCCCGTGCCGCAGGACCCGGCGCGCAGGCTGGAACTGGCGGAACCGGTGGCCGGGTCCGCGCCGTAG
- a CDS encoding cation diffusion facilitator family transporter, with protein sequence MSGHDHSHSHSHGGAPGESHHKRIAIALGITLAVFVFQVIGSILTGSLALLFDSAHVLTDAGGLAMALLAARLMVRPASSKRTWGFARAEVLAATAQAAVLLAVGLVVLVEGIQRLFNPTEIASQEMIWFGAIGLLGNIISMFVLMGGRNKNFNMRAAFLEVLNDALGSVAVIVAAIIISTTGWLQADAIVAMLIGALILPRTVKLLLETIHVLLESTPSGLDLDEVRKHILGLDHVRSVHDLHASQIATGLPILSAHVVVDDECFHDGHAPQMLDALQSCVAGHFAVSIEHSTFQLEPESHAEHELGAHH encoded by the coding sequence ATGTCAGGTCACGATCACTCTCATTCACATTCTCATGGCGGCGCGCCCGGCGAGAGCCACCACAAGCGCATTGCCATTGCCCTGGGTATTACGCTGGCCGTCTTTGTCTTCCAGGTCATCGGGTCAATCCTCACGGGATCCCTGGCCCTGCTCTTTGATTCGGCCCACGTCCTGACCGACGCCGGCGGGCTGGCCATGGCACTGCTGGCCGCCCGGCTGATGGTCCGCCCGGCCAGCAGCAAGCGCACCTGGGGATTCGCCCGCGCCGAGGTGTTGGCGGCAACAGCGCAGGCCGCGGTGCTTCTCGCCGTCGGGCTTGTTGTCTTGGTGGAGGGCATCCAGCGGCTGTTCAACCCCACGGAAATTGCGTCGCAGGAAATGATCTGGTTCGGTGCGATCGGCCTGCTGGGCAACATCATTTCGATGTTTGTGCTGATGGGCGGGCGCAACAAGAACTTCAACATGCGCGCCGCGTTCCTGGAAGTGCTCAACGATGCGCTCGGGTCGGTGGCCGTGATCGTCGCCGCAATTATCATCTCCACGACCGGCTGGCTGCAGGCCGACGCCATCGTGGCCATGCTGATCGGCGCCTTGATCCTGCCCCGCACCGTGAAGCTGCTGCTGGAGACCATCCACGTGCTGCTGGAATCCACGCCGTCGGGCCTTGACCTGGACGAGGTCCGCAAGCACATCCTCGGCCTGGATCATGTGCGCAGCGTCCACGACCTGCATGCGAGCCAGATTGCGACCGGGCTGCCGATTCTGTCAGCGCACGTGGTGGTGGATGACGAATGCTTCCATGACGGGCACGCGCCGCAGATGCTCGACGCCCTGCAAAGCTGCGTGGCCGGCCACTTCGCGGTCAGCATCGAGCACTCAACGTTCCAGCTGGAACCGGAAAGCCACGCCGAACACGAACTCGGCGCCCACCACTGA
- a CDS encoding DUF4190 domain-containing protein, with product MTHFQQPPLPPQQPQQPGPQAWQEQSTAWQQEQPVPAWQQQPNGAPAQHDGGPVPVRKSGESQQLSLASMILGLGSLLFLGWLMFPQVIGIVVGHMGLAKESPQGRSFAVTGLVTSYLALAIWGALWAFGLFFLAALMGSLESDFTTYT from the coding sequence ATGACCCACTTTCAGCAGCCGCCGCTGCCCCCGCAGCAGCCGCAGCAGCCGGGCCCGCAAGCCTGGCAGGAGCAGTCGACGGCGTGGCAGCAGGAACAGCCTGTGCCGGCATGGCAGCAGCAGCCAAACGGTGCCCCCGCCCAGCACGACGGCGGCCCCGTCCCTGTGCGGAAATCCGGCGAGTCTCAGCAGTTGAGCCTGGCGAGCATGATCCTGGGCCTGGGTTCGCTGTTGTTCCTGGGCTGGCTGATGTTTCCGCAAGTCATCGGGATTGTCGTGGGCCACATGGGGCTGGCAAAGGAGAGCCCGCAGGGGCGCAGCTTCGCCGTCACTGGACTTGTCACCAGCTACCTGGCCCTGGCGATCTGGGGTGCGCTGTGGGCGTTCGGCCTGTTCTTCCTCGCCGCGCTCATGGGCTCGCTGGAAAGCGACTTCACCACCTACACCTGA
- a CDS encoding aldehyde dehydrogenase family protein, whose product MTETATTAEELEAVLAAAHAASGQWGRRPAEDRAAALVAAADALDAAGPELIPIAQEETNLPEARLSGELKRTTFQLRLFAELLNDGGYLDARIDHADDAWPMGPRPDIRRVLEPLGPVLVFAASNFPFAFSVAGGDTCSALAAGCAVVLKVHSGHPRLSAAVGRVAAAALEGAGAPSGILQLIYGTQAGRDAILDPRIKAGAFTGSIPGGRALFDLATSRPDPIPFYGELGSVNPVFVTEAAAAARGAEIAAGFVASYTMGAGQFCTKPGILLVPAGSAMVSELAGTARPAPAPLLNDRIAQGYADSLQGLLAHDAVSPLGGTGGTTSSPPAPALNVTTAAALLADPEGLIRECFGPSALVAAYDSEAELLEVAGVLDGQLTATIQGEDSDAVAPELVRILADRAGRVLWNQWPTGVSVTYAQQHGGPYPATTAPTTTSVGTAGITRFLRPVAYQGLPDHLLPAALRDGNPLGVPQRINGVLSPS is encoded by the coding sequence ATGACTGAAACCGCCACCACAGCCGAAGAGCTGGAGGCCGTGCTCGCCGCGGCCCACGCCGCATCGGGACAGTGGGGCCGACGCCCCGCCGAGGACCGCGCCGCCGCCCTCGTGGCCGCCGCCGACGCCCTGGATGCGGCGGGTCCCGAGCTCATCCCCATCGCGCAGGAGGAGACGAACCTGCCCGAGGCGCGGCTCAGCGGGGAACTCAAGCGCACCACGTTCCAGCTGCGGCTTTTCGCCGAGCTGCTGAATGACGGCGGCTACCTCGACGCCAGGATCGACCATGCCGACGACGCCTGGCCCATGGGGCCACGCCCCGACATCCGCCGCGTCCTGGAACCGCTGGGCCCGGTGCTGGTGTTCGCCGCCAGCAACTTCCCGTTTGCCTTCAGCGTGGCGGGAGGCGACACCTGTTCGGCCCTCGCCGCTGGCTGTGCCGTGGTGCTGAAGGTCCACTCCGGCCACCCCCGTCTCTCGGCCGCCGTGGGTCGCGTGGCCGCCGCAGCGCTGGAAGGTGCCGGTGCGCCGTCGGGCATCCTGCAGCTCATTTACGGCACACAGGCCGGGCGCGACGCCATCCTGGACCCGCGCATCAAGGCCGGTGCGTTCACCGGGTCCATCCCCGGCGGGCGGGCGCTGTTCGACCTGGCCACCTCCCGGCCCGACCCCATCCCGTTCTACGGCGAGCTGGGCAGCGTCAACCCGGTCTTCGTGACGGAGGCGGCGGCAGCGGCGCGCGGGGCGGAGATTGCGGCGGGCTTTGTGGCGTCGTACACCATGGGCGCCGGGCAGTTCTGCACCAAGCCCGGCATCCTGCTGGTGCCGGCCGGCTCGGCCATGGTGTCGGAGCTGGCCGGCACGGCCCGCCCCGCCCCGGCGCCGCTGCTCAACGACAGGATTGCGCAGGGCTACGCGGACTCGCTGCAGGGCCTGTTGGCGCACGACGCCGTTTCCCCCTTGGGCGGCACCGGCGGCACCACCTCGTCCCCGCCCGCGCCGGCGCTCAACGTGACCACGGCGGCGGCGCTGCTGGCGGACCCGGAGGGGCTGATCAGGGAGTGCTTCGGGCCGTCGGCGCTCGTGGCCGCCTACGACTCCGAGGCGGAGCTGCTGGAGGTGGCGGGCGTGCTGGACGGGCAGTTGACGGCCACGATCCAGGGCGAGGACTCCGACGCTGTGGCCCCGGAACTGGTGCGGATCCTGGCCGACAGGGCCGGGAGGGTGCTGTGGAACCAGTGGCCCACGGGCGTCTCGGTGACGTATGCGCAGCAGCACGGCGGGCCGTACCCGGCCACCACCGCACCCACCACGACGTCCGTGGGGACGGCCGGGATCACCCGCTTCCTGCGGCCCGTGGCCTACCAGGGGCTGCCGGACCACCTGCTGCCGGCAGCCCTGCGTGACGGCAACCCGCTGGGAGTGCCGCAACGCATCAACGGGGTGCTCAGCCCTTCGTGA
- a CDS encoding uracil-xanthine permease family protein produces the protein MSLLGTKWTVHGDGKSIAPGQVVTPDERLSWPRTIGIGLQHVVAMFGATFLVPLITGMPPATTLFFSGIGTLLFLVLTRGRVPSYLGSSFAFIAPIMASQQQFGVSGALGGVVVAGVTLAVLGLVVQKFGASWINRLMPAPVTGTIVALIGLNLAPSARANFEKAPVTALVTLLVIILVSVLFRGILGRLAILVGVVVGYFVAVLRGEVDFSKFDSAAWIGLPHFQTPTFHFAVLGLFIPVVLVLVAENIGHVKSVALMTGEDLDPYAGRAIVADGVATTLAGLGGGSGTTTYAENIGVMAATKVYSTAAYYVAGLAALLLSFSPKFGELIATVPVGVLGGAATLLYGMIGVLGVRIWVQNKVSFSNNINLTTAAVALIIGVANFTWAAGSLTFEGIALGTAAALIIYHGMSALAKWRGTAANPLDPEEDPAAAALTKG, from the coding sequence ATGAGTTTGCTGGGCACAAAATGGACCGTTCACGGCGACGGCAAGAGCATTGCCCCGGGGCAGGTCGTCACCCCGGATGAGCGGCTGAGCTGGCCCCGGACCATCGGGATCGGCCTGCAGCACGTGGTGGCCATGTTCGGCGCCACGTTCCTGGTGCCGCTGATCACCGGCATGCCGCCGGCCACCACGTTGTTTTTCTCCGGCATCGGCACCCTGCTTTTCCTGGTCCTGACGCGCGGCCGCGTGCCCAGCTACCTGGGCTCCAGCTTCGCGTTCATCGCCCCAATCATGGCATCGCAGCAGCAGTTCGGCGTGTCCGGGGCGCTCGGCGGCGTGGTGGTGGCCGGTGTGACACTCGCCGTCCTGGGCCTGGTTGTGCAGAAATTCGGAGCCTCGTGGATCAACCGGCTCATGCCCGCACCCGTCACCGGCACCATCGTGGCCCTGATCGGCCTGAACCTGGCGCCTTCAGCGCGCGCCAACTTTGAAAAGGCGCCCGTCACGGCCCTGGTCACGCTGCTGGTCATCATCCTGGTCAGTGTGCTGTTCCGCGGCATCCTGGGCCGCCTGGCCATCCTGGTCGGGGTCGTGGTGGGCTACTTTGTGGCCGTGCTGCGCGGCGAGGTGGACTTCTCCAAGTTCGACTCCGCCGCCTGGATCGGCCTGCCGCACTTCCAGACACCCACCTTCCACTTTGCCGTCCTGGGCCTGTTCATCCCCGTGGTGCTGGTGCTCGTCGCCGAGAACATCGGCCATGTGAAGTCCGTTGCCCTGATGACAGGCGAGGACCTGGACCCCTACGCCGGCCGCGCCATCGTTGCCGACGGCGTCGCCACCACCCTGGCCGGCCTCGGCGGCGGCTCCGGCACCACCACCTACGCCGAGAACATCGGCGTCATGGCCGCCACCAAGGTCTACTCCACCGCCGCGTACTACGTTGCAGGCCTCGCGGCCCTGCTGCTGAGCTTCTCCCCCAAGTTCGGCGAGCTGATCGCCACCGTCCCCGTGGGCGTCCTGGGCGGTGCCGCCACCCTGCTCTATGGCATGATCGGCGTGCTGGGTGTGCGGATCTGGGTGCAGAACAAGGTCAGCTTCTCCAACAACATCAACCTGACCACGGCCGCCGTCGCGCTGATCATCGGCGTGGCAAACTTCACCTGGGCAGCCGGCTCCCTCACCTTCGAGGGCATCGCCCTCGGCACGGCCGCCGCGCTCATCATCTACCACGGCATGAGCGCCCTGGCGAAGTGGCGCGGCACCGCCGCCAACCCCCTGGACCCCGAGGAAGACCCCGCAGCGGCAGCGCTCACGAAGGGCTGA
- the pgm gene encoding phosphoglucomutase (alpha-D-glucose-1,6-bisphosphate-dependent): MASRAGTLALPQDLVDITALMDAYYDLTPDLGDPAQRVAFGTSGHRGSSLKSSFNEGHIAAITQAIVEYRAGQGITGPLFMGKDTHALSEPAQNTALEVLAGNGVEVLIDARHGYTPTPAVSHAILSHNKGRTDGLADGIVVTPSHNPPGDGGFKYNPPHGGPADSDATGWIANRANELLEDGLRGVRRVPFQQAMDASTTGKFDFLSGYVDDLPSVLDLDAIRAAGVRIGADPMGGASVDYWGEIGERHNLDLTVVNPLVDPQWAFMTLDWDEKIRMDCSSPSAMASLINKLSAGAPFDIATGNDADADRHGIVTPDGGLMNPNHYLAVAIQYLYTHRSQWPATAGVGKTLVSSSIIDRVAADLGRQLVEVPVGFKWFVPGLLSGEGVFGGEESAGASFVKKDGSVWTTDKDGILLALLASEITAVTGKSPSQHYGDLTARFGAPSYARIDAAATRDQKAALGKLSAADVSATTLAGETITAKLTEAPGNGAAIGGLKVTTENAWFAARPSGTEDVYKIYAESFKGDEHLAQVQAEAKALVDGVIS, translated from the coding sequence ATGGCCAGCCGCGCGGGCACACTTGCCCTTCCCCAAGACCTTGTCGACATCACCGCACTGATGGACGCCTACTACGACCTGACCCCGGATCTGGGCGATCCGGCCCAGAGGGTCGCGTTCGGCACTTCCGGGCACCGGGGCTCCTCCCTGAAGTCCTCCTTCAATGAGGGCCACATCGCAGCCATCACGCAGGCGATCGTGGAATACCGTGCCGGACAGGGCATCACCGGCCCGCTGTTCATGGGCAAGGACACCCACGCCCTGAGCGAGCCTGCACAGAACACGGCGCTGGAAGTGTTGGCGGGAAACGGCGTCGAGGTTCTCATTGACGCCCGCCACGGCTACACGCCCACCCCCGCCGTCTCCCACGCCATCCTCAGCCACAACAAGGGCCGTACGGACGGGCTCGCGGACGGCATTGTGGTCACCCCGTCCCACAACCCGCCCGGCGACGGCGGCTTCAAGTACAACCCGCCGCACGGCGGACCGGCCGATTCAGACGCCACAGGCTGGATCGCGAACCGCGCCAACGAGCTCCTCGAAGACGGGCTGCGCGGTGTGCGCCGCGTGCCGTTCCAGCAGGCCATGGATGCTTCCACCACGGGCAAGTTCGACTTCCTTTCCGGTTACGTGGACGACCTGCCCTCCGTCCTTGACCTCGACGCCATCCGGGCCGCCGGCGTGCGCATCGGCGCGGACCCCATGGGCGGGGCCTCCGTTGACTACTGGGGCGAGATTGGCGAACGCCACAACCTGGACCTGACAGTGGTCAACCCGCTCGTGGACCCGCAGTGGGCCTTCATGACCCTCGACTGGGACGAGAAGATCCGCATGGACTGCTCATCGCCGTCGGCCATGGCTTCCCTGATCAACAAGCTGTCCGCAGGGGCTCCCTTCGACATCGCCACGGGCAACGACGCCGACGCCGACCGCCACGGCATCGTCACCCCCGACGGCGGGCTGATGAACCCGAACCACTACCTGGCCGTGGCCATCCAATATCTGTACACGCACCGCTCGCAGTGGCCCGCCACCGCCGGCGTGGGAAAGACGCTGGTGTCCTCCTCCATCATTGACCGGGTGGCCGCCGACCTCGGCCGCCAGCTCGTGGAGGTCCCTGTGGGCTTCAAGTGGTTTGTGCCCGGCCTGCTCTCGGGCGAGGGTGTGTTCGGCGGCGAGGAATCCGCCGGCGCCTCCTTTGTAAAGAAGGACGGCTCCGTCTGGACCACTGACAAGGACGGAATCCTGCTGGCCCTGCTCGCCTCGGAAATCACGGCCGTCACGGGCAAGTCGCCGTCCCAGCACTACGGCGATCTGACCGCCCGCTTTGGGGCGCCGTCCTACGCGCGCATCGACGCCGCCGCCACCCGGGACCAGAAGGCCGCGCTCGGCAAGCTCTCCGCCGCCGACGTTTCAGCCACCACGCTCGCCGGGGAAACCATCACGGCCAAGCTGACGGAGGCCCCCGGCAACGGCGCGGCCATCGGAGGCCTGAAGGTCACCACGGAGAACGCCTGGTTCGCAGCCCGCCCCTCCGGCACCGAAGACGTGTACAAGATTTACGCCGAATCCTTCAAGGGCGACGAGCACCTCGCCCAGGTCCAGGCCGAGGCGAAGGCCCTCGTGGACGGGGTCATCTCCTAA